GGAACTGCGGTGTCGCTGCGCTGGAGACCTTCGCGGCCGGTTTGGCGCAGGATGGGGCGGCCGTTCGGGCGGCGCTGACGACGTCCTGGAGCAATGCTCAGGCGGAAGGGCAGATCAGTCGGCTGAAGATGCTCAAGCGCACCATGTACGGTCGCGCCAGCTTCGCACTCCTCCGTAGCCGCATCCTCATCGCTGCCTGATCCACGCAAAGTGCGGAAGAACCAAGAAATGGGGTCTGGTTTTGACATCGTGGTCCCCGATCAAGATCGCAAGTCGATGCCGATTGGCGTTCTCGAATGCAGCCGGCCAGAACCGCCCGTCTTTCCCAACGCTGGTTGTGCCTACCGGTTCGATCGCGATGGGCAACGCTGGCAAGTCAGCTTCGGCCGCCAATTCCTGCCTCGCTATCGCGAGTTCCGCGAGCGCGCAACAGCCCTTCTTGATAGCTTCCGCGAGCAATAGGTCTCTCAGCGACTTCTCTGACCCAAACTCAAATCGATGAACTGTCTGCCATCGCCAGCAGCGGCCAAAGCGGGGCGAGGGTGGCCTATTACACCAAGCTCGCAGAATTTGGCGTGACATATGGCAGCCTCGCTCTAGGAGTGGTGCTCGAGGACCAGCTCAGCGGCCGCGTCGCAAATGCCTACTTCATGGCGGTTGCGGGCCCGAGAAGGCGTCTATGTCGAGCCCTGGCAATGGGCGGCTATCGGCGACGCCTTAATGCATCGAGATCTCGCTGCCCGGCGAGCTAGCGCTCAGATTGATGCAGACGGCAGTATCTATTACCCGGACCTCGGCTACGGCGTCATTCGAGACTATCACGAATTCGCCTTCCGCAATCTCGGGGGTACGGTTCCGGACGGGCAGGGCGTCACGATTGAGGCTTGGACCGCTTACGCCCCTATCGAGGTCTTGGGCACGAGCACATGGGAGAGAATGCTAGCGGACTCATTGGTCGAGCAGCTTGGGGTCGGCGCGGGCGTTGCTGCGCAGATGGTCGTTGCCACCTGGACCCCCCTGATGTCGGGAATGTCGTTTGAGAAGCAGCCCTTAGCGGAGCGCTGGCTGGATACGCTTTGGCAGGCGCGATCCGCGCCCTTCGCAGAGGGATCGCCACTCGCCTTCCCGACGGAAGTGGAGAATGCCTACATTGTCATGGGCACCCGTGGTGACGATACGCTGAGGGCCAACGAGGAGGCAGCACAAGGCCGAGATATCATGCTTCTCGGCTTGAATGGGAATGACACGATCACCGCGGCCCAATCGGGAGGATATGTCGACGCCGGCGCTGGAGATGACCTCATCATCGGCCAGGGCTCTAATGCGAAAGTCGACGGCGGATCAGGTTTTGATAGCCTACAGCTCAATGCTCCCGATGCAACATCGAAGGCTTATATTTTTATTGATGACGCTTATTACGATAAGTTCTCCGGCGGATCATACTATTTTACTACAAGACCACACTCAACGACATCCGGCATCGAAGGTGAGCGATTTGCACGCATCGAAACCCTTGCAGGGACATCCGGCGATGACAGGTTTTTGGTTTACACTTTATCGACACAGGTTCTGCCAAATATAACCTTGGATGCCGGCCCCGGGATAGACGAGATCTCACTAGAATTTTTGGGCGATCTTCCTGTAGTGGTTGATCTTCTGCAAACCCGCAATTCAGCAGAAATCCTAGGAGTCACTGATCCCGGTAGTATCACATTCAACCTGAGCAATTTTGAGAATGTGACCACCGGTAAAGGGAATGACATTGTCTTTGGAAGCAACTCGGACAATGCAATATCCGTTGGGGATGGACGTAACGAGGCGCATGGCCGCGACGGGAATGATAGGCTTTCTGGCGGAAAAGGCATCGACCGATTGTATGGCGACCGAGGAAAAGACGAAATATTAGGCCATGATGGCAATGATCTCCTCGACGGTGGAGACAATGACGACAAATTATACGGAATGGAAGGCGACGACATACTTCAGGGAGGGAGCGGCAATGATTTCCTGACCGGCGGCTCTGGTAAAGATCTTCTGGACGGCGGCGCAGGCGATAACGAACTGTTTGCGTATGAAGCGGAGGGTGGCGATACCCTCCGGGGGGCGCTGGAAACGACCGGCTTCATGCATCAGGCGGCAACAATCTTCTTGAAGGTGGAGATGGTATAGACGTTCTCCAAGTCTGGTCGGGAAACAACACACTTCGAGGAGGGGCAGGAGACGACAACTTGATTGGAGGATCAGGGAATGATGTGCTCGACGGTGGCCCTGGCAATGATCGACTATGGGGCACATCAGGTGCTGATCTGTTCGTTTTGAGCCCAGGACAGGATTTTATTTATGATTTCGCCTTAGGTCAAGACCGATTGGTTGGCTCCAGGGGCATTTTTTCGGAGACGGGAAACATCTTTGAAGTATTACTGACACACGATAAAGGAAGTACAGTAATTAGTTTTGGTCGCCTGCAAGATTTTCAGCATTACAATGATCTTGGTCTTTTATGGGCGTAAGGAGTTGAGGCCCGGGGTGGTGCGGTAGGATGGGACGTCTGCGGAGAGAGGACTGTGCCGGGGGGCTGCCGTTTGTTCTCATTATGTTCTAACATCGCCCCGCACGCGAGTCACGCAGGAGGGGCGGAGCATGGGGCAGGGACGAGGCATCGGCGGCGCGCGGGTCACCTGCCTCGCTCAATACTTCTCAACAGCGGATCTCATAGGTGACGTCGAACGTCCTTTCGCCCTCATAGCCGAGAAGGTGCTCGCCGTGGATGCTTATTAAGCGCCGATATCCGACAGTTTTGTCATGTAATTTCGGCGATGATTTTCTGGATCTAGATCGCTAACCAGTATGATCTTTAATCGACTTTGTGGCTTCCGGAACGAGCCGGCGCCTAAGCGCCGGCCCGCACGCCCCGCTGCACCGGAATGCCCTTGGCGCGAGCCTTGTCGGCGAGGTTGTCGCTGATGCCGCCGCCCGGGAAATGGACGACCCCGATCGGCATCGCCTCCAGCAGCGCGTCGTTGCGCCGGAAGGGGGCGGCCTTGCCGTGCTTCGTCCAGTCGGGACGGAACGCCACCTGCGGCACCTGGCGGCTGTCGGCCCACTTCGCCGCGATCAGCTCCGCTCCCTTCGGGCTGCCGCCGTGCAGCAGCACCATGCCGGGGTGCTTCGCCTTCACCCGGTCGAGCACCACCCAGATCCGTTCCACGTCCTGATAGTCCTGGCCGCCGGTGAAGGCGATCCGCGGCCCCGGCGGCACCAGGATCTCGGTCTCGGCCTTGCGCTTGGCCGCGAGGAAGTCCCGGCTGTCGATCATCGCCGCCGTCATGGTGCGGTGGTTGACCTGCGAGCCGGAGCGGGGGCGCCAGAGCGAGCCGGTGTGGACGCGATAGACCTCGGCCGCGGCGTCGCGGGCGAACTCGAAGGCGTTGCGCCGCTCCGTCAGGCTGAGCCCCAGCGCGATCAGCCGTTCCAGCTCGACCGAGCGGACCTCGCTGCCGTCCTGCTCGCCCTGGGACTGGCGCTGCGCCAGCTCGTTGTCGTCGAGCTTGCGGTCGAGCTGTTCGGCCCGCCGGTGGAAGAGGTTGACGAAGCCCCAGAGCAGGTCCGAGGCATCGTCCTCGAGGCGGGTGCCGGCGAAGACGTCGGCCAGGGCGTTCATGGCGCCGAGCATCGCGCTCTCGACTGCCTCGGGCTCCGGCAGCGGGCGCGGATCGGCGTCCTGCTCGAAGGGGCGGTAGTGGTGCGTCAGCAGCTCCTCCAGCAGGTGGCCGCCCTGACCGGCGCCATGGTGATCCGTGAAGGAGGAAACGGGGGAGTCGAGCATGGGAGCGCCTTCGGGTCCGGGAAGCCGCGACCGCCGCGGCCTTCATGGCGACTCCTCACCGGGTCAGGGTGGCGCGCGCACCCGGAGGGCCGGAGCGGAGCGGAGGACAGCCGCAGGCTGTTGCGCGCGACAACCGACCCGGTATCGGTCGCCCTCTGAAGAAGGCCGCTGCGCGGGCTCTCCGGGCCGCGGGGCCTGCCCGTCGATCAGCCCTCACGCTCCTCTCTCCGATCGGCTCAGACCACCGCGTCAGGCTCGATGGCCTCGAGGCGGAGGAAGTGCATCGCATCCTGCTCCGCGAGCTGGGGCGCGAGATGGAGCGCCAGGCCGCCCGGGCCGCGCGCCATCAGGTCGGTGTTGAAGTCATCGGCCGCCGGCACGAGCTCCCATACCTCGGGGACGCCGGCGGCCTCGGCCCGGGCTCGCAGGGTCGTGTAGGCGCGCACGCCCTCCGGATCGCCGTCGCGGGCGACATAGAGGCGCCGCAGGCCGGGAGGAAGGACGAGGGCGGCGAGGTGGTTGGCCGAGAGGGCCGCCGCCGCTGAGATCGCCGGCATCACGGCGTGCACCGATAGCGTGGTCTCCAGCCCCTCGCCGGCCACCAGCGTGTCCGGCACGGCGCCGGGGAACCGGACCCCGTGGCCGAGCTGGTGGCCGAGAGAGCGCCGCGGGTCGGCCAGCGCCGCCTTGCCGCGCCCGTCCGGAGCAAGCCAAGTGCGGGCGACGCCGGTGACCGTGCCGTGCAGGTCGGTGACGGCGGCCAGCAGGGCTGGATGCTGCTGGGATGGCTCGTCGTCCGAGACACGATGGTAGCAGCGCGGATGGTAGCGCAGGGCGGGCAGGCCGATGGCGCGGGCGAGCCCACGCCCGGCGAGGTAGGTGGCTGCGGGCGTGCCGGCCACGGATCGCCCGGACCGGAACAGGCGCCGGGCAGCCTCCACCGTGTCACGCGTCGCAAGCGCCGGTCCGCCCTGGCCTGAGGCCTCCGGCCGGGCGGGCCTCGGCAGGCGCAGGAATTCGCGCGCCTCCTCCAGGGTCTCGCGCCAGTCGTCGTGGCCGCGGTTGAGCCGGATCAGGTCGAGGAGGTCGCCGTACTCGCCGCTCGCGGCATCGACCCATCGGCCGCGCGCGCCCTTGCCGGAGCTGGGGCCGGTCAGGCGCACGTACAGGGACGAGCCGGCGCTGTTGTTCACATCGCCGACGAGCCAGTAGCGGCCCTGCCGGCGGCCATTGGAGAGGTAGTGACGGCAGACCACCTCGGCGATCTCGCCGAGACGGCGCGCGAGCTCGGCTGCCGGATGCGACGGCATGGAAGTCTCCGGGTGCGAAAGGACGAAGCCAGGCTGCCGTAGAGATACACCGGATGAGCGGAAGCCGGGCCAGGAGCATGGCGAGGATAGTTGGCCCATCCTTTGGGTCACGGGCTGGCTCTGAAGGGTGCGCCTCGGGGAGCGGCCGTCTCGCCACCTTCCCCAAGGTTCATCCTTCGCCCGCTGCCCTCTTGCTTTCGAACATCGGCGCGCACCCGCACGGTTCGCGCTCGAAGACCTGTCCGGCCGTCGAGAACAGGAGCCGAAGGTCTTGACGGTTACGACTGCCAAGCCCCATCTGACCTCTTTCACCGGGAGGATCAGGGTGGTCAATCAGGTCGCGCAGCAGCCGGATGAAGCGATCGTCCGGACGGCCACAATCGTGATGGCCTACGTGTCCAACAACAGTCTCCGACCCGCCGAGCTGCCGGACCTGATCGCCTCCGTTCATGCGGCGATCGGTAGGGGCCGGGCACCTGAGCCCGCCGAGCCGCAGACGCCCCGGGCGACGCCGGCGCAGATCCGCCGCTCGATCTCGCATGAGGCGCTGATCAGCTTCGAGGACAGCAAGCCCTACAAGTCGCTCAGGCGGCACCTGACGACGCGCGGCCTGACACCCGAGCAATACCGCGCGAAATGGGGCCTGCCGCCCGACTACCCGATGGTGGCGGCGGCCTATTCGGAAGAGCGCTCCGCACTCGCACGGGCGGCCGGCCTCGGCCGCAAGCGGGCCGCGGTCAGGCCGCCCGCCCGGTGATGCCGGCAGCCCGCGGCTCCGCGTGAGGCCGTGTTATGCGGCCCGAACGTCGGTTTGCGAGAAATCGTTGCCTTTGAAGAGGAGCGGTTCTCCCGTCAGGGCGGCAAGCGCATAGGAAAAGCAGTCGCCGAAGTTCAGCCCGGCGGAATGGCGGCCCTTGCCGTAACGCCGCCAGGCGCGCCGAGCCCGATCAGCGTGTTCCGGCTCGACCGCAACGATCTCGACCTCGGCCTTGTGCAGCCACAGATCGAGCTCGCTCCCGCCGGCTTCGCCGAGGCGGGTTTCCAGCACCATGGCAGCCTCGAGAACCGTGGCGGCCGAGATCAGACGCACAGGGTCGTCGGCGATCTTGCGTTCGAAGCCGGCCGCCTCCGGCTCATCGAGCGCGATTGCGACGATGGCGGATGTGTCGATGACCATCAGCCTGGCAATCCGTTCTCGTCATAGCCGAGGATCTCGTCGGCGCTGCGGGGGTCGAGGACAGGGAGGGTGCTCCACCGGCGACGGCAGGCGGCCAGATCTTCGAGCAGCGCCGCCTTGCGCGCGTCGGAGCCGACGCGGCGCAGGCGCTCCTCCAGCGCTTTCCGGGTGGCGACCGTGATGGTTTCTCCTGTGCGTTCAGCCAGCGTTCGCGCCAACCGCTCGGTTTCCGGGTCTTTGATGCTCAGTGCCATGGCAAGGCTCCCAGGTTCCTAAGTTTCTATTTTCTACCTACATAGCACGGCGAGCCTCGCATTCCATGACACCGGCAGAAGGCCGGAGCTTCCAGCCCTCGGCTCCTTGCGAGCTCGTGCCTATTCGGCGGCGACGGCGTAGGAGCCCCGGTCGCCAACCTCCGGATCAGTCCCGTCCTCGGCGGCCAGGAACGCCGGCAACGCCTCCGGCCGGGCCTCCGGCTCGGAGGCTGCGGTCCCCCTCTCATGATCCATGTCCGCTGCGGGCAGGGCGCCGCGGTCGAGCCCCGGCGTGCGCAGCGGCTGCGGCAGCCAGCCGGACCCCGCCAGGAGCCGCTCCGCCTCCCGCGCCATGTCGGCCTTCTTCAGGTGATCGATGAGCTGGGCCGCCTGCTCGCCCCGGGCCTCCCGCACCGCGCTCAGGATGCGGCTCTTCGTGACCTTGCCGAAAAAGTTGGCCGCCGTCGGCTCCCAGTGCCGCGCCATGGCGAGCCCCACCAGCTCGGCGACGCGGTGGCCATGCGCGATGGCCGCCGGCCGACTGTCGTGGGGAAGCTGCATGGCATTGACGCTCAGGCCCGCGCAGAGCGCGAACAGGCTGGCGCGCGAGTCGGCGTCGAGACCCAGCAGGAAATCCCACAGCGCCGCCGATTGGCGCGGCAACTGGCCGGCCCAGAGATCCCGCCGGCTCTGGAGCGCAGTGGCCGGGCCGAACGTCGCCAGGCCCTCGACCGAACGGTCCGGGCTCGTGCTGCGGGTCGTGATCTCCAGGCACGAGTCGCCCGAGAGATGGAACACCCGCAGCACCATCGCGTGCAGCACGGCGAGGAAGGCGGCATCGGGGTCATCCGCCAGCGCCTCGCGCAGCGCCAGCGTGCGATAGGTGGTCAGCTCCATCATGTGCCGCTCGGTGAGTGGACGGTCCGTCTCGGCCTCGTCAGGCTCGGGGGCCGGTTCAGTCCCCTGCGGAGCGCCTCCGATCGTGAACACCACGCACTGCACCGCGGGCGTCTCGCCCTCCGGAACGCCAGCGGCGTCGCCCTCCGGGGCCGCCGGGCTCTCGATCGGCAGGTCGCCGAGGCGCACGTAGCCCCGCTCGATCCGCAGTTCGCCGTCGTGGTCCAGGCTGACGAACGCGCCGGCGATCGCGATGTCCGCGGGGGCATAGCGGAACGCCCGGGCGTCGAAGGCCTCGATCGCCCGCTCCAGCTCGGCCAGGCGCGCGTCGACCTCCTCCGGCAGGTCGCCGTCGCCGGCATGCTGCTGCTCGAGGTCATCGTACTCCGCGCGCAGCGCGTCGCGGGCGGCTGTCTCCTCGTCGGTGAGCACCGGCTCGGGAAAGACGCGGCTCAGGCCGTTCTTGTGCCCGTAGGGGAAGTGCAGGGCGACCTCGACCCACTTCCATCCCTCCGCCCGCACCTCGGCCGCCAGGAGCTGGAGCTTCTCCGTGGCGAGGCGGTCGAGGAGCGCCGGGTCCTTGAACCAGCCCTCGCCCTCCTCGGAGAACAGGTCCCGGATGACGCTGCCGCCGGCCGCCTCATACGCCTCCGTGCCCACGAACTGCGCCCGGGGGTCGCTGCTGGGCACCTGCTCGCGGGTGAGCATCTGGCGGATCGTGTAGGCCGGAGCGGGATAGCGCTGCTGCCGGATCGCGTCCCACACCTGTTCCTGCTGCGCGTGGTCGGGCGACACCGTGAAGGCCATGAGCTGCTGCAGCGTCATCTCCTCGGCCGCGTAGGCGGCCAGGAGCGTCTCGCTGACCGAGGCGAGCTTGAGGCGCTGCTTCACAATGGTGACCGTGACGAAGAAGCGGGCGGCGACGTCCTCCTCGCTCAGGCCGGCCTCGATCAGGGCCTTGAAGGCCCGGAACTGATCGAGGGGGTGGAGCTGCTCGCGCATGGCGTTCTCGGCCAGCGAGTCCTCTTCGGCCGAGATCGCGCTGCCGGGCTCGCGCACGATGCAGGGCACCGGGGCGGTCTTGGTCATGCGCCGGGTCTTCACCAGCCGCTCCAGGGCCCGGAAGCGGCGGCCGCCGGCGGGCACCTCGAACAGGCTGGTCTCGGCGCCATCAGCGTCGAGGACGGGGCGCACGCACAGGGACTGGAGCAGGCCGCGATGGGCGATGTCCTCGGCGAGCTGCTCGATGGTCTGGCCGTGGCTGATGCGCCGGACGTTGGCCTGGCTGAGCACCAGCTTGTCGAAGGGGATGGTGCGGGCGGACGCGAGGGTGATCTTCTTGCTGGCAGCCATGTCGGGATCTCCGCGACGGGCGGCCGGGAGCCTCTCTCCCGATCCCTCATCCCCGTCGTGACCTCCCCAGCCCTCCTCTCCCTCTTGCTGCCCACCGGCTGCCATGGGCTGGAATCACCTGACGCAACGGCCTATTATCGCCATGGGGCGGTACGCGCCGCCCTGGGGCGTGGAAACCCCGAGCACACCGGCTTGGTGCCCGCCGGCTTGGGCACCGGATTCCTTGACCATGCGGTCGGGGAGCCTGCGACGCATGTCCAGGCGCTCCGGTGCTAAAGGTCGTAGGGACCGGGTGTGCTCGGTTTTCCAACTCCCCGACTAGGGATGGTCTTCGGCTCGTTTGCGGGGGCGCACCGCAGACACGAGCTTCCCGGGGAGGCGATCTGTGTGCGGCTCGATTGATCACAATACGGTTTGGTCGCGCGAGTGCCGCCCGAACCTGACTGGAGCACCATACCCCCGCCCAGGTTAGGCTGGACGCGCCATGTGGCTGAGGCGACGCGCGCGCCGCTGGGCCTGCGTGCGGGCTCGGGCCCGGATCATGCAGGGCCGCTACGGGGCCGAAGCCTATTACGTGGCGCGGGATCGCGCGCGCCGGCCGCACGGACAGCGGGTGTGGTTCTGGACGCGCGTCGCGATCGAGCTGGCTCGTTGGCAGGGACGTGAGATCGGCGTCAGCGCCAGCGATCGGTGGCGGTAGGCGCCCCGTTCCGGGAGCCCATCCGAGGGTCGCAACGCAATGCCAGCCTCCTGTTTGGCTTGGATTTTCGATGGGAGTTCACATGGCAAGCAGCATTGAATTCTTGCTGAAGCAGCTCTGGGTCTTGAATGAACAGGACGGCATCCAGCAATCGATGAGACGATGCTCTCACACGATGGATGGGATCGCCACGTTTGATCCATCGAAAAAGATCAAACTCAGCCCCATGCTCAGGGAGAGGTTTCGATGTGCTTACGAATGGGAAAATGCAGCGATTGGCCAAACCTGGCTGGGGTTGGACAAAGTTGCGATCGCATCCGATGATACACAAATAAGAAAGCACTATGATCTTCGTGTTCAAAATTGGACACACGCCCCTCCCGCAATGACTACCCCGTCGCGAACCGCCATCTACGGCATCAATACGGAGAGGCGCGAGGCAACTTATTTGGCTTGGCCAGCCGAAGACGAAGAGCCGATCATTTGCGCCCTTTACGGTGGTCAATTCGATATCTTCAAGAACTTGAAGAGATATCTCGAATTTCTAGCCGGAGACCGCTGCCATGACGACAGTGAGGAAATCCTTCCGCACGTCCCGCTGTCAGTCGACGAGGTCGTGACGAAGGCCCGTGAGGACGGAGGCCTCGAGCGCTGAGAATACCGGTCGCTGAGGCTGACGAGACCCCCGTGCTCAACGCTCGCAGCGCACCATGCGCACCTGGTGCCGACGGATCAGCTCGGCCAGCGTTCGTAGGACGACCCGCATGAAGACCGGACTGAACAGTCCGGAGTTCAATCCGATCGAGCGTGCCTTCGCCAAGCTGAAGGCCCTCCTGAGCAAGGCGGCCGAACACTCCTTCAACGGATTGCGCCAAGCCATCCTGCGCATCTTCGATGCCTTCACGCCTGCCGAATGCTCCAACTACTACGCCGGAGCAGGATATTACGCAAAATAAGCTGAAAATGCCCTAAGGTCGGTGGGCCAGGGTGCGCTGCCCGGAAGCGGACCTCTTGAACGCGTGCTGAGGGTGGGAGTGCGCCTCGATTGTCGGCACGGGACGCGGTCGTGCGTCCTTGGTCAAAGACGCACGCAAGCCGGAGAAGCTCATGGCCGACCTCGTTCTCCACACCTTCGATTGGGTTCCCGAGATGCCTCGGGGCTATGTGCGTGACCTGCGGGTGCGTTGGGCTCTGGAAGAGGCCGGTTTGCCGTATCGCGTCGAGAGTGTGCCGTTCGGAAAGCGGGGCGCCGAGCACTTCGCGCACCAGCCCTTCGGCCAGGTGCCGTGGCTGACCGATGGAGACCTCTCGACCTTCGAGAGCGGCGCGATCCTGGTTCATCTCGGCGAGCGCAGCGAGGCCCTGATGCCTGCCGATCCCCGTGGCCGCAGCGAAGTTCTGGAGTGGGTGTTCGCGGCGCTCAACTCAGTCGAGATGGCGAGCCTGCCCTGGTCCATTGTCCAGTTCTCCGGCGACACAGGCGATACGCCGGGATGGACGCCTCTCAATCAATTCCTCAACGCTCGACTTCAGCACATGGAGCCGGTGCTGGCCGGACGCGAATGGGTGGCCCGGGGGGTCTTTTCCG
The sequence above is a segment of the Methylobacterium nodulans ORS 2060 genome. Coding sequences within it:
- a CDS encoding calcium-binding protein, which gives rise to MHRDLAARRASAQIDADGSIYYPDLGYGVIRDYHEFAFRNLGGTVPDGQGVTIEAWTAYAPIEVLGTSTWERMLADSLVEQLGVGAGVAAQMVVATWTPLMSGMSFEKQPLAERWLDTLWQARSAPFAEGSPLAFPTEVENAYIVMGTRGDDTLRANEEAAQGRDIMLLGLNGNDTITAAQSGGYVDAGAGDDLIIGQGSNAKVDGGSGFDSLQLNAPDATSKAYIFIDDAYYDKFSGGSYYFTTRPHSTTSGIEGERFARIETLAGTSGDDRFLVYTLSTQVLPNITLDAGPGIDEISLEFLGDLPVVVDLLQTRNSAEILGVTDPGSITFNLSNFENVTTGKGNDIVFGSNSDNAISVGDGRNEAHGRDGNDRLSGGKGIDRLYGDRGKDEILGHDGNDLLDGGDNDDKLYGMEGDDILQGGSGNDFLTGGSGKDLLDGGAGDNELFAYEAEGGDTLRGALETTGFMHQAATIFLKVEMV
- a CDS encoding DUF2493 domain-containing protein yields the protein MLDSPVSSFTDHHGAGQGGHLLEELLTHHYRPFEQDADPRPLPEPEAVESAMLGAMNALADVFAGTRLEDDASDLLWGFVNLFHRRAEQLDRKLDDNELAQRQSQGEQDGSEVRSVELERLIALGLSLTERRNAFEFARDAAAEVYRVHTGSLWRPRSGSQVNHRTMTAAMIDSRDFLAAKRKAETEILVPPGPRIAFTGGQDYQDVERIWVVLDRVKAKHPGMVLLHGGSPKGAELIAAKWADSRQVPQVAFRPDWTKHGKAAPFRRNDALLEAMPIGVVHFPGGGISDNLADKARAKGIPVQRGVRAGA
- a CDS encoding DUF7146 domain-containing protein, with translation MPSHPAAELARRLGEIAEVVCRHYLSNGRRQGRYWLVGDVNNSAGSSLYVRLTGPSSGKGARGRWVDAASGEYGDLLDLIRLNRGHDDWRETLEEAREFLRLPRPARPEASGQGGPALATRDTVEAARRLFRSGRSVAGTPAATYLAGRGLARAIGLPALRYHPRCYHRVSDDEPSQQHPALLAAVTDLHGTVTGVARTWLAPDGRGKAALADPRRSLGHQLGHGVRFPGAVPDTLVAGEGLETTLSVHAVMPAISAAAALSANHLAALVLPPGLRRLYVARDGDPEGVRAYTTLRARAEAAGVPEVWELVPAADDFNTDLMARGPGGLALHLAPQLAEQDAMHFLRLEAIEPDAVV
- a CDS encoding MucR family transcriptional regulator, which codes for MVNQVAQQPDEAIVRTATIVMAYVSNNSLRPAELPDLIASVHAAIGRGRAPEPAEPQTPRATPAQIRRSISHEALISFEDSKPYKSLRRHLTTRGLTPEQYRAKWGLPPDYPMVAAAYSEERSALARAAGLGRKRAAVRPPAR
- a CDS encoding type II toxin-antitoxin system VapC family toxin; protein product: MVIDTSAIVAIALDEPEAAGFERKIADDPVRLISAATVLEAAMVLETRLGEAGGSELDLWLHKAEVEIVAVEPEHADRARRAWRRYGKGRHSAGLNFGDCFSYALAALTGEPLLFKGNDFSQTDVRAA
- a CDS encoding type II toxin-antitoxin system VapB family antitoxin, with translation MALSIKDPETERLARTLAERTGETITVATRKALEERLRRVGSDARKAALLEDLAACRRRWSTLPVLDPRSADEILGYDENGLPG
- a CDS encoding ParB/RepB/Spo0J family partition protein, with the translated sequence MAASKKITLASARTIPFDKLVLSQANVRRISHGQTIEQLAEDIAHRGLLQSLCVRPVLDADGAETSLFEVPAGGRRFRALERLVKTRRMTKTAPVPCIVREPGSAISAEEDSLAENAMREQLHPLDQFRAFKALIEAGLSEEDVAARFFVTVTIVKQRLKLASVSETLLAAYAAEEMTLQQLMAFTVSPDHAQQEQVWDAIRQQRYPAPAYTIRQMLTREQVPSSDPRAQFVGTEAYEAAGGSVIRDLFSEEGEGWFKDPALLDRLATEKLQLLAAEVRAEGWKWVEVALHFPYGHKNGLSRVFPEPVLTDEETAARDALRAEYDDLEQQHAGDGDLPEEVDARLAELERAIEAFDARAFRYAPADIAIAGAFVSLDHDGELRIERGYVRLGDLPIESPAAPEGDAAGVPEGETPAVQCVVFTIGGAPQGTEPAPEPDEAETDRPLTERHMMELTTYRTLALREALADDPDAAFLAVLHAMVLRVFHLSGDSCLEITTRSTSPDRSVEGLATFGPATALQSRRDLWAGQLPRQSAALWDFLLGLDADSRASLFALCAGLSVNAMQLPHDSRPAAIAHGHRVAELVGLAMARHWEPTAANFFGKVTKSRILSAVREARGEQAAQLIDHLKKADMAREAERLLAGSGWLPQPLRTPGLDRGALPAADMDHERGTAASEPEARPEALPAFLAAEDGTDPEVGDRGSYAVAAE
- a CDS encoding glutathione S-transferase family protein translates to MADLVLHTFDWVPEMPRGYVRDLRVRWALEEAGLPYRVESVPFGKRGAEHFAHQPFGQVPWLTDGDLSTFESGAILVHLGERSEALMPADPRGRSEVLEWVFAALNSVEMASLPWSIVQFSGDTGDTPGWTPLNQFLNARLQHMEPVLAGREWVARGVFSVADILMADVLRLVDRFEGLAGFPSCRAYVARATARPAFLKAHADQMAHFAAAD